The following proteins are co-located in the Petroclostridium xylanilyticum genome:
- a CDS encoding sensor histidine kinase has product MKFQKKIFDIVDDISLNKKFFSIYILCVLIPIVVTNIFFLNTVGTYVKERENKNRKISLNRAANEIEDILQAGIDISQAVSMDRSLYSLLDKDYTNDIDYYGSFFDFLRDRVNIYMIVYRFIQNIEIYTSNTKIISGGNYFYIDEDTEKAEWYNKIDNSNKDIIIYSYKYVDPYNPKRNVPSISILKKLNRYVVYLQNKNIVKLDININSIYEIMNREKNYMNLILVDNLGRIICSTDKMYEDNITAYKKFEDILIDDYQILVTNWFGNQLLQGWKLVGILDNSAVNQELNATRNYVLILMNITTLVSTFLVVILLRSYNNRIMSLTKHMRKVKEQQFDNIMPIQIREGKDEIGELIRSFNLMAGKISSLIYDVYKLELQKKDLYLERIHAELIFLQSQMNPHFLFNTLNAILVVCVKNNYTNVIEIIKYLSKILRRLLSWKDDLITIGEEISFTEMYLKIEKFRFGDQFNYIFSIDQSATGYKIPKMSIQTIVENACKHGLQAIKGNRLVTVTVRLEYEELIIAVKDNGKGIENNELYNIMEHIKNEDTKSNIGLRNVYRRLKLNYGEEIEFNIKSKLDEGTIVYFKIPIKVLEQPQRGEKGV; this is encoded by the coding sequence GTGAAATTTCAGAAAAAAATATTTGATATTGTTGATGATATTTCGCTCAATAAAAAGTTTTTTTCCATATATATCTTATGTGTTTTAATTCCAATTGTTGTAACCAATATTTTTTTTCTCAATACTGTAGGAACTTATGTAAAAGAACGGGAAAATAAAAATCGCAAAATATCTTTAAATAGGGCTGCAAACGAAATAGAAGATATTTTACAAGCAGGAATAGATATTAGTCAGGCTGTTTCTATGGATAGATCTTTGTATTCATTATTAGATAAGGACTATACAAATGATATTGACTATTATGGTTCTTTTTTTGATTTCTTGAGAGATCGTGTAAATATATATATGATCGTATATAGATTTATACAAAATATTGAAATTTATACATCTAATACAAAAATTATAAGTGGTGGAAATTATTTTTATATTGATGAAGATACAGAAAAAGCAGAGTGGTATAATAAAATTGATAATAGTAATAAAGACATAATAATTTATTCTTATAAATATGTAGATCCTTATAATCCAAAGAGGAACGTGCCATCTATTAGTATTTTAAAAAAGTTAAACCGATATGTGGTTTATTTACAAAATAAAAATATAGTAAAGTTAGACATTAATATAAATAGTATTTATGAAATTATGAATAGAGAAAAAAACTATATGAATCTTATATTGGTTGATAACTTAGGAAGAATTATTTGCTCAACAGATAAAATGTATGAAGACAATATAACTGCATATAAAAAATTTGAAGATATTTTAATTGATGACTATCAGATACTTGTGACTAATTGGTTTGGAAATCAACTGTTGCAAGGTTGGAAGCTAGTGGGTATATTAGATAACAGTGCAGTGAATCAAGAGCTAAATGCTACCAGAAATTATGTACTTATTTTGATGAACATTACTACATTGGTGTCTACTTTTTTAGTTGTGATTTTGCTAAGATCCTATAATAATAGAATTATGAGCCTTACAAAGCATATGAGAAAAGTGAAGGAACAACAATTTGATAATATTATGCCTATTCAAATAAGAGAAGGAAAAGATGAGATTGGTGAATTAATTCGTAGTTTTAACCTTATGGCGGGAAAGATCAGTTCACTTATTTATGATGTGTATAAGCTTGAACTGCAAAAAAAAGATTTGTACCTTGAAAGGATACATGCAGAACTAATATTTTTACAGAGTCAAATGAATCCTCATTTTCTTTTTAATACACTAAATGCAATTCTGGTGGTATGTGTAAAAAATAATTATACAAATGTTATTGAAATCATAAAATATTTATCCAAGATTTTGAGAAGACTTCTAAGTTGGAAAGATGATCTTATTACTATAGGCGAAGAAATATCCTTTACAGAAATGTATCTTAAGATAGAAAAGTTTCGTTTTGGAGACCAATTTAATTATATATTTTCTATAGACCAAAGCGCAACAGGATATAAAATTCCTAAAATGAGTATACAAACGATAGTTGAAAATGCTTGTAAACACGGACTGCAAGCGATAAAAGGAAATAGATTGGTTACAGTAACGGTTAGATTGGAATATGAAGAACTCATTATTGCGGTAAAAGATAATGGAAAGGGAATTGAAAATAATGAATTATATAATATTATGGAACACATAAAGAATGAAGATACTAAAAGTAATATAGGTCTTAGAAACGTTTATCGACGGTTAAAATTAAATTACGGTGAAGAGATTGAATTTAACATAAAGAGTAAATTGGATGAAGGTACAATAGTTTATTTTAAAATTCCTATTAAAGTATTGGAGCAACCACAAAGAGGTGAAAAAGGTGTATAA
- the sleB gene encoding spore cortex-lytic enzyme — MRKFIISLLVLSLTSGACFYYYKAWTTESVLSRYGSRGQEVKNIQYQLRKWGYYKGKIDGIYGWRTALAVRRFQRKNGLRVDGIAGPQTLAALGLPTGRSTAKASTSASGNVYLLARVINGEARGEPYIGQVAVGAVILNRVEHPSFPNTLAGVIYQPGAFTAITDGQVHAQLESSSVKAARDALNGWDPSGGAIYYYNPAKTTNNWIYSRPVIKRIGKHIFAK; from the coding sequence ATGAGAAAGTTTATTATATCTTTACTTGTCTTATCATTAACAAGTGGTGCGTGCTTCTATTACTATAAAGCGTGGACAACCGAGTCGGTATTATCCCGGTACGGTTCCCGCGGTCAGGAAGTGAAAAATATACAGTACCAATTGAGAAAATGGGGATATTATAAAGGAAAGATTGACGGTATTTATGGCTGGAGAACCGCTCTGGCAGTCAGAAGATTTCAGAGAAAAAATGGACTGAGAGTTGATGGCATTGCCGGTCCGCAAACTCTGGCAGCGCTTGGTCTTCCTACAGGTAGGAGCACTGCAAAAGCCAGTACCAGTGCATCAGGAAATGTTTACCTGCTGGCAAGGGTAATCAATGGGGAAGCAAGGGGAGAACCTTACATAGGGCAGGTAGCAGTAGGGGCAGTCATACTTAACAGGGTAGAACATCCTTCTTTTCCAAATACACTTGCAGGTGTCATATATCAGCCGGGGGCATTTACTGCAATAACCGATGGACAGGTTCATGCCCAATTGGAATCTTCATCGGTAAAAGCAGCAAGAGACGCTTTGAATGGTTGGGACCCTTCAGGTGGAGCCATCTATTATTACAACCCTGCAAAGACCACAAATAACTGGATATATAGCAGACCGGTAATAAAGAGAATAGGGAAACATATATTTGCAAAATAG
- a CDS encoding response regulator transcription factor — translation MFKVLIVDDEPLVLEGLKTMIDWGKYGFSICAEASDGEDALEIIKLMNPHLVITDIHMPVIDGLRLIKEVKEIRNLRAKFVILSGYDDFKYAKTAMHYNVNHYILKPIDVEEIEELLEKLNGELQVEMRSQKANEQTIAFITENVIHRIINGEKKESLFNKAAFLLNIKDTTKIRYILMEIDHFSMWMNDFEEYEIKNKKDQLSYVVQETFQINSCMDVLLYIYQHNLYQLGLIISDKEKCDAGIMNLLIKIRKNVLDKCGFSISMFVSNSAKGIDSLSTLYEQILEIKDYRFFYRVKNIFFYEDIKKTCMSYQFYEGDLENVLKEIENNDTEKIKNGITKIFNKFYQNKVATVIIEAYIINLKAEIIKRVYVLNGNVDEFAKWILDYKIDIIKENFMQMKELVTELCLCTANYISDLQKKNSSNLIYELQKYIDNNYSKPLKLQDLADQFHMNPIYLGQLFKKKTNMYFNEYLHHIRIEKAKKLLQRTDMKISDIAKVVGYKDTEYFTNKFKEVTKTLPSVYKKAEMGDHGEISEKNI, via the coding sequence GTGTTCAAAGTTTTAATAGTAGATGATGAGCCATTAGTCCTTGAAGGTCTAAAAACAATGATTGATTGGGGGAAATATGGATTTTCCATATGTGCAGAGGCTTCAGATGGAGAAGATGCTTTAGAAATTATTAAGTTAATGAACCCACATCTAGTAATAACCGATATTCATATGCCCGTTATTGATGGTCTGCGACTCATTAAAGAAGTAAAAGAGATTAGAAACTTAAGAGCCAAGTTTGTAATTTTAAGTGGATATGATGATTTTAAATATGCCAAAACAGCAATGCATTATAATGTTAATCACTATATTCTTAAACCAATTGATGTGGAAGAAATTGAGGAATTGCTGGAAAAACTCAATGGTGAACTTCAGGTAGAGATGAGATCACAAAAAGCAAATGAGCAGACCATTGCATTTATAACTGAAAATGTAATCCATAGAATTATTAATGGAGAGAAAAAAGAAAGTTTATTTAATAAAGCAGCCTTTCTATTAAATATAAAAGATACTACAAAGATTAGGTATATTTTAATGGAAATTGATCATTTTAGTATGTGGATGAATGATTTTGAAGAGTATGAAATAAAGAATAAAAAAGATCAGCTCAGTTATGTAGTTCAAGAAACCTTTCAGATAAATTCTTGTATGGATGTATTATTATATATATATCAACATAATCTTTATCAACTTGGACTGATTATATCAGACAAAGAAAAATGCGATGCAGGCATAATGAATTTACTTATAAAAATCAGAAAAAATGTTTTGGATAAATGTGGTTTCAGTATTTCAATGTTTGTAAGTAATTCAGCAAAAGGAATAGATTCTCTATCAACTTTGTATGAGCAGATATTAGAGATAAAGGATTATCGTTTTTTTTATCGGGTAAAAAATATTTTCTTTTATGAAGATATCAAAAAAACATGTATGAGTTATCAATTTTATGAAGGTGATCTTGAGAATGTTCTTAAAGAGATTGAGAATAACGATACTGAAAAAATAAAAAATGGTATAACTAAGATTTTCAATAAATTTTACCAAAACAAAGTGGCAACTGTTATTATTGAAGCATATATCATAAATTTGAAAGCTGAGATTATTAAAAGGGTTTATGTATTAAACGGTAATGTAGATGAGTTTGCAAAGTGGATATTAGATTATAAAATTGATATTATAAAAGAAAATTTTATGCAGATGAAAGAACTGGTTACTGAATTATGCTTATGCACGGCCAATTATATTTCAGATTTGCAAAAGAAAAATTCGTCAAATCTTATTTATGAGCTGCAAAAATATATTGATAATAATTATTCAAAGCCTTTAAAACTCCAAGATTTAGCAGATCAATTTCATATGAATCCAATATATTTAGGGCAGTTATTTAAGAAAAAAACAAACATGTATTTCAATGAATATCTTCATCATATAAGAATTGAAAAAGCCAAAAAGCTTTTACAGAGAACGGATATGAAAATTTCAGACATTGCAAAGGTTGTTGGTTATAAGGACACAGAATATTTTACTAATAAGTTTAAAGAGGTTACAAAGACTTTACCTTCGGTTTATAAAAAAGCTGAGATGGGTGATCACGGTGAAATTTCAGAAAAAAATATTTGA